Proteins from a genomic interval of Phlebotomus papatasi isolate M1 chromosome 3, Ppap_2.1, whole genome shotgun sequence:
- the LOC129807295 gene encoding voltage-dependent calcium channel subunit alpha-2/delta-3 — MGVKCFPRIHCATFLAILPLLSLMHSTGILATPEGDNVEQWAKKFGDELWELGQKMTKSPEIQAKYKAYNARVEEKNGSSLIDSIVENVGRMFIRKMDAVKCILHVAEEVSEQFEFNETYPGNFSYYSSKYSDIHGHERTEELPESILNNFFMYREMFLDQDTHFYNISVNTTHSSVHVPTNVYDRSPKVMEALQWSEALDEVFVQNYNSDPALSWQYFGSYTGLLRHYPAMEWEGEDVDVYDCRRRSWYIETATCSKDVVILLDNSGSMTGFRNYIAQLTVKSVLETFSNNDFINIYNYSNGVQELVPCFNDMLVQATPENIKVFNDAVQGLEPEGYANVSKAFIRAFQLLEKYREIRRCNESTTGCNQAIMLITDGVPGNLTEVFNEWNRVEVANETKTPVRIFTYLLGKEVTKVREIQWMACLNRGYYSHIQTLDQVQEEVLKYVTVIATPLVLQGVEHPPTWTHAFADKAYKQEDEDSPPRLMIAVGVPAFDHEFDPIRNVTRSISLLGVAGTDVPIEDIDKLTLPYKLGVNGYSFIISNNGYVLLHPDLRPTYKGILKRNYNSIDLTEVEQFDDGREGRDPGDDLLKLRESLVNTEKHQMLKIPVRFHYDKMRRVSQEFQDYYFAPLANTPFSLGLALPHDYGNTWIKVGNEIKRNQITGVNISDFFVGENWKVHPDWVYCKYHYLEGHEFKTPEDELRHFLKKLYDPQWTWSQQYEPDVGFDSTMGDSNEPNCGRKTLNDDAYYCNRELVQLLVFDAKVTNTSYREWRFESAEEKELIQRYNATLRFVATMSGLTRWQFIFGEVEVDTDREFGDYHTTAIEESWYKSAILQHKIDPQSFVYSVPHASDPAEDYELKVTASHAIFPRDGGMEAPAAVVGFQFSHELMYERFIELTSKTYCNDCMKSCESDEQDCYVIDNNGYVILSETQNDTGRFFGELEGAVMESMVEAGIFKSITVYDWQALCFEDRVVSNDSNFLMSPLKLLILGLEWFLTEFVLHLSRLHLWLVEGVPLEEVYDDYDTATPPYDKGPSQKKLRKGQSQEEEDYFNRPKEIKYETFHYACDKQSQLYILNQSMFIQGNGFSGEGPRNCSRPYYIKRIPHSNLILVVVNTMYSSCYRFLTAEPQVILYNVSFPCHKLAMNYLPRRRLEECFTEHPDEEEMTYCGSAADHLPSIVAFLISLILLLSLH; from the exons TGTCGAACAATGGGCAAAGAAGTTTGGAGATGAATTATGGGAGCTTGGCCAGAAGATGACGAAATCGCCGGAAATTCAAGCG AAATACAAAGCCTACAATGCACGAGTTGAGGAAAAGAACGGTTCAAGTCTCATTGACTCAATTGTGGAAAATGTAGGAAGGATGTTTATCCGGAAGATGGATGCTGTTAAGTGCATTCTGCACGTTGCTGAGGAAGTTTCTGAACAATTTGAATTCAATGAGACCTATCCAGGGAACTTTAGTTACTACTCAAGCAAGTACAGCGATATCCATGGACATGAGCGAACTGAAGAATTGCCAGAATCCATTCTGAATAACTTTTTTATGTATCGAGAAATGTTTCTGGATCAGGATACGCACTTCTACAACATTTCAGTAAATACAACTCATAGTTCGGTTCATGTGCCAACAAACGTATACGATCGATCTCCAAAAGTTATGGAAGCCCTACAGTGGTCAGAAGCTTTGGATGAGGTCTTCGTGCAGAACTATAATTCAGATCCTGCACTATCCTGGCAGTATTTTGGGTCCTATACTGGACTACTGAGGCACTATCCTGCCATGGAATGGGAAGGCGAGGATGTCGATGTCTACGACTGCCGAAGACGGTCCTGGTACATCGAAACAGCAACCTGTTCCAAGGATGTCGTTATCCTTCTGGACAATTCAGGATCCATGACAGGATTCAGGAACTACATCGCTCAACTTACGGTTAAGAGTGTCCTGGAGACATTCAGCAACAATGACTTCATCAATATCTACAACTATTCGAATGGAGTTCAAGAACTAGTACCTTGCTTTAATGATATGTTGGTTCAAGCTACTCCGGAAAATATAAAG GTCTTTAATGATGCAGTTCAAGGACTAGAACCAGAAGGATACGCCAATGTCTCCAAAGCCTTCATAAGAGCCTTTCAACTATTAGAGAAATACCGCGAAATCCGTCGATGCAATGAATCAACAACTGGATGCAATCAAGCTATCATGTTGATAACAGACGGAGTTCCAGGCAATCTAACAGAAGTGTTCAATGAATGGAATAGAGTAGAAGTTGCCAATGAGACTAAAACCCCTGTTAGGATATTCACATACCTTCTGGGCAAGGAAGTGACTAAAGTAAGAGAAATCCAATGGATGGCCTGCCTCAATCGTGGCTACTACTCCCACATTCAAACCTTGGATCAGGTTCAGGAAGAAGTCCTGAAGTATGTCACGGTTATAGCAACACCTCTGGTTCTACAAGGAGTCGAACATCCTCCTACTTGGACACATGCGTTCGCAGATAAAGCT TACAAGCAAGAAGATGAGGATAGCCCTCCTAGGCTTATGATAGCCGTAGGAGTACCGGCCTTTGATCATGAGTTTGATCCCATACGGAACGTTACGAGAAGTATAAGTTTGCTTGGAGTAGCTGGGACTGATGTTCCTATAGAAGACATAGACAAGCTTACTTTGCCTTACAAG CTTGGGGTAAATGGGTACTCCTTCATAATAAGCAACAACGGGTACGTTCTCCTACATCCAGACCTTAGGCCAACTTACAAGGGTATCCTGAAACGAAACTACAACAGCATAGACTTAACGGAAGTCGAACAATTTGACGATGGTCGGGAAGGTAGAGATCCTGGAGATGATCTACTAAAACTCAGGGAGAGTCTAGTTAACACAGAAAAGCATCAAATGCTGAAAATACCCGTGAGATTTCACTACGATAAAATGCGAAGGGTTTCTCAAGAATTTCAGGACTACTATTTCGCTCCTTTGGCTAATACGCCATTCTCGCTTGGTTTGGCTCTTCCTCACGACTACGGAAATACCTGGATTAAAGTGGGAAATGAGATCAAGCGAAACCAGATTACAGGAGTGAATATTTCGGATTTCTTCGTTGGGGAGAACTGGAAGGTTCATCCAGATTGGGTCTACTGCAAGTATCACTATCTGGAAGGGCATGAGTTTAAAACACCCGAAGATGAACTTAGGCACTTTCTGAAGAAACTCTATGATCCTCAATGGACCTGGTCTCAGCAGTATGAGCCCGATGTTGGCTTTGATTCAACAATGGGTGATTCAAATGAAC CAAACTGCGGAAGGAAGACACTTAACGATGATGCCTACTACTGCAATAGAGAACTTGTACAACTTCTCGTCTTTGATGCTAAAGTTACCAACACTTCCTACCGCGAATGGCGCTTTGAGTCTGCTGAGGAGAAGGAACTAATTCAGAGGTATAATGCAACGCTGAGATTTGTGGCTACTATGAGTGGCCTTACTAGGTGGCAGTTCATCTTTGGCGAGGTTGAAGTCGATACAGATCGAGAATTTGGAGACTACCACACAACAGCTATAGAGGAGAGTTGGTACAAGAGCGCCATTCTTCAGCATAAAATAGATCCACAGAGTTTTGTCTACTCCGTCCCACATGCCAGTGATCCTGCTGAGGACTACGAACTCAAGGTAACTGCTTCACATGCGATTTTTCCAAGAGATGGAGGTATGGAAGCACCAGCAGCTGTTGTAGGCTTTCAGTTCTCACATGAACTCATGTACGAGCGTTTCATAGAACTGACTTCAAAGACTTAT TGCAACGACTGCATGAAGAGCTGCGAGTCGGACGAGCAGGACTGCTACGTAATTGACAATAATGGGTATGTGATTTTGTCAGAAACGCAAAATGATACTGGTAGATTCTTCGGAGAACTCGAGGGAGCCGTTATGGAATCCATGGTTGAGGCTGGGATATTTAAGAGCATTACAGTGTACGATTGGCAGGCTCTGTGCTTTGAGGATCGTGTTGTCTCGAACGACAGTAATTTTCTGATGTCCCCTCTGAAACTTTTGATCCTCGGCTTGGAATGGTTTCTAACTGAGTTCGTTTTGCATCTGTCCCGGTTACACCTTTGGCTGGTTGAGGGTGTACCATTGGAGGAAGTCTACGATGACTACGATACAGCCACACCACCTTACGACAAAGGTCCATCCCAAAAGAAACTCCGCAAAGGTCAGAGTCAGGAAGAAGAGGACTATTTCAATCGACCAAAGGAGATTAAGTATGAGACCTTTCACTATGCCTGCGATAAGCAGTCACAGCTCTACATCCTCAATCAAAGCATGTTCATTCAGGGGAATGGATTTTCGGGCGAAGGACCAAGAAACTGCTCCCGTCCATACTACATTAAACGCATCCCACATTCAAATCTCATTCTGGTCGTCGTTAACACAATGTACTCCAGTTGCTATCGTTTTCTAACAGCTGAGCCTCAGGTCATTTTGTACAATGTCTCCTTTCCTTGCCACAAGCTCGCCATGAACTACCTTCCTCGTCGACGACTGGAGGAATGCTTCACTGAGCATCCGGACGAAGAGGAGATGACCTACTGTGGCTCAGCTGCGGACCATTTACCGTCAATTGTGGCATTTCTCATCAGCCTCATCCTCCTCCTCTCCCTCCATTGA